The Hyperthermus butylicus DSM 5456 genome includes a region encoding these proteins:
- a CDS encoding DHH family phosphoesterase, translating to MAAPAVEALAGARRIHVVSHVDLDGLVAAALLARWARRRGVEVVHDVTGARGLYRMLRRALQLAAGRPGTVVVAADLAPRSLSEAEALAAALNPRTTLLWLDHHEWPSGAHESLEKAGAIIVHDRSKTTAEIACSLLSCWGDGYEKMIVEIARADDGCSDDPYGLADKWRLVLRHIGWDGLRRAAESLASGEAWPGWAREVYEREAPSYYQEIREKTSVERYSFEDVRVAVVTPPPRASGCDVQRFGPSLGPGDADVVVILYPRGMSIRTWGRLNANCIASKLGGGGHSHVAGAPRPSQSMSSAQIARMVARAALDCMEPSTAGQSVDAAGTSPGNPARI from the coding sequence TTGGCTGCGCCTGCTGTGGAGGCTCTCGCGGGGGCTAGAAGAATCCACGTGGTGTCCCACGTGGATCTAGACGGTCTTGTTGCTGCTGCACTGCTGGCTAGGTGGGCTAGGCGTCGCGGCGTAGAGGTGGTGCACGATGTTACTGGGGCTCGTGGCCTCTACAGGATGCTGAGGAGGGCGCTGCAGCTGGCAGCGGGTAGGCCCGGCACGGTGGTTGTTGCTGCTGACTTGGCGCCCCGTAGCCTCTCCGAGGCTGAGGCTCTCGCTGCAGCTCTCAACCCGAGGACAACGCTGCTATGGCTCGACCACCACGAGTGGCCCAGCGGTGCCCACGAGTCGCTAGAGAAGGCCGGAGCCATCATAGTGCATGACCGGTCCAAGACCACCGCGGAGATAGCATGTAGCCTCCTCAGCTGCTGGGGCGACGGCTACGAGAAGATGATTGTAGAGATCGCAAGGGCAGACGATGGCTGCAGCGATGACCCCTACGGGCTTGCCGACAAGTGGAGGCTGGTACTGCGCCACATCGGCTGGGACGGGCTGAGGAGGGCTGCGGAGAGCCTTGCCTCGGGTGAGGCGTGGCCGGGCTGGGCCCGCGAGGTCTACGAGAGGGAGGCCCCGAGCTACTACCAGGAGATACGGGAGAAAACCAGCGTTGAGAGGTACAGCTTCGAGGATGTAAGAGTGGCGGTGGTTACCCCGCCGCCTAGGGCTAGCGGCTGTGACGTGCAACGCTTCGGGCCAAGCCTAGGCCCCGGCGACGCCGACGTGGTTGTCATCCTTTACCCGCGCGGCATGAGTATTAGAACATGGGGTAGGCTCAACGCGAACTGTATCGCCTCAAAGCTCGGCGGCGGAGGCCACAGCCACGTAGCAGGAGCACCAAGGCCGTCACAGTCGATGAGCTCGGCACAGATAGCCCGGATGGTGGCGAGAGCCGCCCTAGACTGTATGGAGCCCAGTACTGCGGGACAGAGCGTGGATGCGGCTGGCACATCTCCAGGCAACCCAGCCCGTATATAG